DNA sequence from the Chryseobacterium indicum genome:
TACATCATACACCGTTTCAAAATCCGGATCGGAAGAGAAACTTTTAATTTCTTCCTGCCAAATGCTTTTCCTAGCTCCGTCTCTGTTCATAATTTATTGTTTAATTAAAATCCGAAACAATTAATCCTTGTTCCCTCAGATTATTGCAGCATACAATATGTGATCATCAACTAAAATTTATCATTTTTGAATTGACAACTAATTATAAATTTGCATTTATAAATCAGTCTGAAAGATCATCTATCTCAAATTTACAATTTCAACAAAGTATTGATTTATGACCGCAGTCATGAAATTTCAGGAATAAATTGTTTTATCAGAAACTTCGATAAAAAACCTTCAAATTAAAAATCTGAAGGTGGTATTTTTATAGCAAACTTTAAACTAATTTCAGAATTAACCGCAAAAGGAACAAAAGATAATCTTAAAGCGAATCTCCAGAATAATCAAAGCATTCAAAAGAATAAAAATCAAAGATTTTTAAAAACTATTGTGAGCTTTTTCATTTATAATAATCAGTTTTAAATAAACTTTTAGTTCATCTTTTGTTCCTTTTGCGGCTAAATAAAAGTTTAAACAGACTTAGCATTGCATTTATTAAGCATTATCAGAAGAGCCGGATTTTATTTTCACAAACATATAAGCCAACCCTAATCCCAATCCCGCTAAAAGTGCCATTTTTGTCTTTCTGGAAGGAGCCGGAAGCATCGTTTCTCCGTAAATCCGGTGAGGTTCCGAAGATGGTTCTAAAATATTGCCTGAATCTGAAGGAGCATTTTTCACCTTCATCATAAGCCTCATAACTGCTGAAGCACTGTTAATTACAGGCTTTGGAAATAATCCGTACACATTTTTCAATACCATAGACGTAAAATCCGGAAACAAATCTTTTTTAGGATTTTTAGCTAATTCTACCATTTTAGCAGCCGTATCTCTCGGATCTGCCGCAAAAGGAGGAATTTTAAAATCCAGCCCTGAATATTTTGCCGAATGCATATTTCCCGTTGAACGCTGGATCTGCGGATAAATATTACAGATATGGATCTGCGGAAAATCTGAAATTTCGCCGTGAAGACATTCCATCAGTCCACGAATGCCAAATTTTGTGGACGAATAAACCGCACTGTACGGAGCAGGCATAAAACCGCCGATAGAGACATTATTAATTAAAATTCCTTCTTCCTGCTTTTTAAAGACAGGCAAAGCACTGTACGCGCCATGCATATAGCCAAAAAGATTAGTCTTAATCACCTGTTCGTTGATATCCATTGGGATTTCTTCGAATTTTCCGCTCGACATTACCCCTGCATTGTTTACCCAAATATCTATTCTGCCGTTGAACTGCAATGCTTTATTGGCTAAATTCTGAACATCGCCCGCAATAGAGACATCCGTTGGAACAGCCATCGCCGAAACGCCTAAATCCCTGCACAGAGCAACTGTTTCGTCCAGAGCTTCCTTACCTCTTGCCGCAACTACAATATTACAGCCTTCCAAAGCAAATGCTTCCGCAGCCGCTCTTCCTACTCCACTGCTTCCACCGGTAATTACTACGGTTTTTCCTCTGAGATTTTTTTGTTCATTATTAGAATTCATTTTGTGATGGTTTTTGGTTAATTACCCATAATCAACCTATTATTATGCCATAATGAGCATAATTTTCAAGTTAAATTTAAATCTTGTGAATAATTTTAGTTAGAATTCCAATTCCCACTTTAAAGTCAATCTTGTTTTAGACTAATGACTTAATAATATAAATTTTCGTTAATATTCTTAATTAATCTTAAATAATGTAGCCGCTCTATTTTGTTGGCACAATATTTTAATATTCTCTAATACTCATGTTTAATTTGAGTTTTCATGGTTATTAGTTTTTATCCTCAGATTCTCTCTGAGGATTTTTTATTTTTCATCAACCAGTCTTAAAACAAAAAAACAGACCTTAAAAAGATCTGTTTTAATAAATTATATGTCGCTTTAAGTATGTTTATATTGCGTAAGCTCCTTTGTTCTGAAAAACATTAATGACTTCCGTTTTATTATTAACTGTATTGCAAATAACTTCGACCGTAAAATAAGAGACTTCATAAAGTACATATTTTACAGAATTTACTGTTCTTTCGCTCATGACACGTCCTTCACTCATCACGAAACTGCACTGTGCCTGATTTGGCAAATTTTTAAAATCGTAGTAAGAAATCATAGCTTTGTTTTTTAAGAGTTTCAAATAGATATACACAATTTCTTTGCCAATTTTCTTTAATAAAGTTAAATTTTTAAAATTTAAATGAAAATACCCTAAAACAGCGATTATATTCATAATATTTAATACGTATTAATACAGCATTTTACCGGAAGCTTTTTAGTAGAAATTCTCCGATCAGCTTATCAAAAGAGTTTTGTCTATATCCAAAGTTGCTGCAGTTGTATTTTTTGTCATTTTCAATATTGCAGATCTGCTCCGGGAAGAACTTTATCTTTTATTATTGATTTCAACACTATTTCAATTACTTCGAACTGAAAATGTAAAGCACTCTAACAATCTGAATTTCCACCCCCGAAAATGTTATTATTACTCTACAAAAAAACAAAACAACAATTTAAAAATCAACACCTTACAATATTAAACTTTTAAAAACATTGAATATTATAAACGTGTAAATATTTATATGTAAATTTATTCATCAAATAAAATTTCTGGCTTAACTAGACAAAAATCAATACAAAACCCATTAACAAAGGATTATAGTTCAGATATTGATTAAAATATTTCATTATGTAAATAAAAAATTTTACTTTTAATCAGAATTTTTAATAAATATCATAATGGTCAGAATTTTCCTTGTGGATGATGATCCATTCTTCGGAGAAATGCTAAAATATCATCTTGAGCTTAATCCTGATTATGAAGTTTTTCTTTATAGTTCGGGCAGAGAATGTCTTTCTGAACTTTACCGGAATCCTGATATCATTTGTATTGATTTTGGACTGCCGGACATACAGGGAGATGACCTTTTTAAGCAGATTAAAGGCATATATCCAAGCCTGCCGATCATCGTAATCAGCGGTCAGGAAAATATTTCCGTTGCTATAGATTTCCTAAAACAGGGAGCAAAAGACTATATTGTAAAAAATGAACATACAAAAGAACTTTTGTGGAACTCCATCATCCGTCTTAGAGAAAATATCTCTTTAAAACAGGAGGTCGAAGAACTGAAAGATGAACTTGAAAAAAAATACAGTTTCGAGAAAACGATCATCGGACAAAGTGAATCTATTAAAAATATTTTTTCAAAAATTAATAAGGCTCTGAAATCCAACATTAATGTCTCTGTAACCGGAGAAACGGGAACCGGTAAAGAAGTTGTAGCAAGGGCAATTCATTACCATTCCTCCCGAAAAAACAAACCTTTTGTTGCGGTAAATATGGCAGCAATCCCAAAAGATCTGGTAGAAAGTGAATTTTTCGGACATGAAAAAGGCGCATTTACAGGCGCTACAGATAAATCGGTCGGAAAATTTGAACAGGCAAACGGCGGAACTATTTTTCTGGACGAAATTGCAGAACTGGATCTCAATCTTCAGAGCAAGCTTCTCCGCGCTTTACAGGAAAGAGAAATTACAAGAGTTGGCGGAACTCAAAAAATAAAATTAGATGTAAGACTCATTATTGCCACTCATAAAAACCTTGCAAATGAAGTAAAAAAAGGGAACTTCAGAGAAGATCTTTATTATCGTGTTATTGGTCTTCCGATAGAATTACCGCCACTGCGGGAAAGAGATCAGGACACTTTAATTCTTGCAAAACATTTTATTGATCTTTTTGCCAAAGAAAACAAAATAAAACCACTGAGCCTGTCTTCGGATGCCAGAAAAAAACTCATGAAATACAGTTTTCCGGGGAATATAAGAGAACTGAAATCTGTAGTGGATCTTGCCTGTGTAATGGCAGAAGGCAATGAAATAACCGCGGACGATATCAGCTTTTACAGCCTGGAAAAAGAATCCGAAGTTTTTCTTTCCGAGCAAAAAACCCTGAAACAGTACACTACAGATATTATTCTTCATTTTCTGAAAGAAAATAATAATGATGTTATTAAGACGGCCAAAATATTAGACATAGGAAAATCCACTGTTTATAACCTCATCAACAGTGTAGATCTAAAAAAAACTAAAGAATAAATGAAAGTTGCTAAACTACTTTTTGCAGGCGGAAACTGGATATCTGAAAGAAACGATGACGAACTGGACGATCATAAAGTTCAATTGATACTGGGATACGGCTGCCGAAACATTCTTGAAAACCCAGATTTCTTTGATATCATAAAAACAAAGTTCCCAAACGCGGAAATTGCCTTATGTTCTTCTTCGGGAGAAATTTTTTGCAATGAAGTATTTGATGAAACTGTAACAGTTACCGCCATTGAATTTTTCTCTGCACAGATAAAAACCCAACAGATTGATATTAATGATTTCCAAAACAGTTATGAAGCCGGAAAAGCAGTAATCGGAAATCTGCCTCATGAAAACCTCAGATGGGTTTTTGTTTTGTCGGACGGAAGCAAAGTGAACGGAAGCCAGCTGGTGAAAGGCCTTAATGAAGGACGGCCGGAAGGCGTATTAATATCCGGAGGATTGGCGGGTGACAGCGACCGTTTCGAAAAAACCGTTGTAGGTCTTAATGAAGCTCCGGTGAGTAATAAAATCGTTGCCATTGGTTTTTATGGACATACACTGAAACTTTCTCACGCATCATTTGGCGGCTGGGAAAGCTTCGGGCTGGAAAGAACTGTTACCAAATCCCAAAACAATATCCTTGTTGAGATCGATAATAAAAATGCTCTCGACCTCTATAAAAGCTATCTGGGAAAATATGCAGAAGAACTCCCAAGTTCTGCCCTGCTCTTTCCATTATCTTTAAAAATTGACGAAGACTCTGCTCCCGTGGTAAGAACCATACTTTCCATTAATGAAAAGAATAACATGATGATTTTCGCAGGAGATCTGCCGGAAGGAAGCCATGTAAGATTTATGAAAGCCAATCTGGACCGCCTCATTGATGCTGCGAATGACGCTGCCAATGCATGTCTTCAGATGAATCCGGATCCTAAACTGGGGATTATTGTAAGCTGCGTTGGAAGAAAAATGGTTCTCGGAGAGCGAGTTGCTGAAGAAGTAGAGATTGTGAGAGATGTTTTGGGTGAAAATACCTTTCTTAACGGCTTTTATTCTTATGGAGAAATTTCCCCGGTGAAGCCTTTCGGAGACTGTGCACTTCACAATCAGACAATTACCATCACCACTGTAAATGAAATACGATAGCTATGGAAATCGATTTGCACAATTTACTCAGAAGACAGATTAAAAGATATCTGCCCGAAGATTGCCACAGCGACCCGAAATTTAAGAACTTTATTAATGCAATCAACGATTCTTATAAATCTTTTGAGCGCGATAAAGAACTTACCGATCATGCATTCAGGCAAAGCGAAAAAGAATATAAAGAATTGTTTAATGATCTGAAGAAAGAAAATGAACTCAAGCAGGAATCCATTTCGAGCCTTTATGAATCATTAAGCTTACTGGATTATTCTTTTGATACGAAAAAAAATAAAGACCTTAAAGAACTTTCCTTATATCTGGCAGAACAGCTTAAAGAGCGAAAAAGAGCGCAGGACAACATCAAACGTCAGGAAGAAAAATACCGCAACATTATTGCGAATATGAATCTCGGACTTATTGAAGTGGATAATGATGAGATTGTACGCTATGCAAACCAGAGTTTCTGCAACGTTT
Encoded proteins:
- a CDS encoding SDR family oxidoreductase is translated as MNSNNEQKNLRGKTVVITGGSSGVGRAAAEAFALEGCNIVVAARGKEALDETVALCRDLGVSAMAVPTDVSIAGDVQNLANKALQFNGRIDIWVNNAGVMSSGKFEEIPMDINEQVIKTNLFGYMHGAYSALPVFKKQEEGILINNVSIGGFMPAPYSAVYSSTKFGIRGLMECLHGEISDFPQIHICNIYPQIQRSTGNMHSAKYSGLDFKIPPFAADPRDTAAKMVELAKNPKKDLFPDFTSMVLKNVYGLFPKPVINSASAVMRLMMKVKNAPSDSGNILEPSSEPHRIYGETMLPAPSRKTKMALLAGLGLGLAYMFVKIKSGSSDNA
- a CDS encoding FIST signal transduction protein produces the protein MKVAKLLFAGGNWISERNDDELDDHKVQLILGYGCRNILENPDFFDIIKTKFPNAEIALCSSSGEIFCNEVFDETVTVTAIEFFSAQIKTQQIDINDFQNSYEAGKAVIGNLPHENLRWVFVLSDGSKVNGSQLVKGLNEGRPEGVLISGGLAGDSDRFEKTVVGLNEAPVSNKIVAIGFYGHTLKLSHASFGGWESFGLERTVTKSQNNILVEIDNKNALDLYKSYLGKYAEELPSSALLFPLSLKIDEDSAPVVRTILSINEKNNMMIFAGDLPEGSHVRFMKANLDRLIDAANDAANACLQMNPDPKLGIIVSCVGRKMVLGERVAEEVEIVRDVLGENTFLNGFYSYGEISPVKPFGDCALHNQTITITTVNEIR
- a CDS encoding sigma-54-dependent transcriptional regulator gives rise to the protein MVRIFLVDDDPFFGEMLKYHLELNPDYEVFLYSSGRECLSELYRNPDIICIDFGLPDIQGDDLFKQIKGIYPSLPIIVISGQENISVAIDFLKQGAKDYIVKNEHTKELLWNSIIRLRENISLKQEVEELKDELEKKYSFEKTIIGQSESIKNIFSKINKALKSNINVSVTGETGTGKEVVARAIHYHSSRKNKPFVAVNMAAIPKDLVESEFFGHEKGAFTGATDKSVGKFEQANGGTIFLDEIAELDLNLQSKLLRALQEREITRVGGTQKIKLDVRLIIATHKNLANEVKKGNFREDLYYRVIGLPIELPPLRERDQDTLILAKHFIDLFAKENKIKPLSLSSDARKKLMKYSFPGNIRELKSVVDLACVMAEGNEITADDISFYSLEKESEVFLSEQKTLKQYTTDIILHFLKENNNDVIKTAKILDIGKSTVYNLINSVDLKKTKE